One segment of Bacteroidales bacterium DNA contains the following:
- the rfbB gene encoding dTDP-glucose 4,6-dehydratase gives MAYKKKILITGGAGFIGSHLVRLYVNKYPEYQIVNLDALTYAGNLANLKDVENMPNYSFVKMNIVNAKAITELFQEEQFTDVIHLAAESHVDRSITNPTEFVMTNVIGTVNLLNAAKFIWKDNMEAHRFYHVSTDEVYGSLGDTGMFTETTAYDPHSPYSASKASSDHFVRAYYDTFGLQTVISNCSNNYGSFQFPEKLLPLFINNIKTNKPLPVYGEGKNIRDWLWVEDHARAIDVIFHKAATGTTYNIGGHNEWTNIDLIKLLCKVMDKKLGRADGESEKLITYVTDRAGHDLRYAIDSSKLQKDLGWTPSLQFEEGLEKTVDWYLENTEWLENITSGDYQKYYEAQYDKR, from the coding sequence ATGGCTTATAAAAAGAAAATATTAATAACCGGCGGAGCCGGATTTATAGGTTCACATTTAGTTCGTCTTTATGTAAACAAATATCCTGAATATCAGATTGTTAATCTCGATGCTTTAACTTATGCCGGAAATTTGGCAAACTTAAAGGATGTCGAAAATATGCCTAATTATAGTTTTGTAAAGATGAATATTGTAAATGCCAAAGCTATTACAGAACTGTTTCAAGAGGAACAATTTACCGATGTTATTCATCTTGCTGCCGAGTCGCATGTCGATCGCTCAATCACAAATCCCACAGAGTTTGTGATGACCAATGTTATCGGAACGGTAAACTTACTAAATGCAGCCAAATTTATTTGGAAAGATAATATGGAAGCTCATCGCTTTTACCATGTTTCTACCGATGAGGTCTATGGAAGTTTAGGTGATACAGGAATGTTCACAGAAACTACCGCTTACGATCCACATAGCCCGTATTCTGCGTCCAAAGCCAGTTCTGATCATTTTGTACGTGCATATTACGATACTTTCGGATTACAAACTGTAATTTCAAATTGCTCAAATAATTACGGTTCGTTTCAGTTTCCTGAAAAGTTATTGCCTTTATTTATCAATAATATTAAAACGAATAAGCCGCTTCCTGTTTATGGAGAAGGAAAGAATATTCGCGATTGGCTTTGGGTTGAAGACCATGCAAGAGCTATTGATGTTATTTTTCATAAAGCAGCTACAGGGACTACGTATAACATTGGTGGTCATAATGAGTGGACCAATATCGATTTGATCAAATTGCTTTGTAAAGTGATGGATAAGAAATTGGGAAGAGCTGATGGCGAGAGTGAAAAACTGATTACATATGTAACGGATAGAGCCGGCCATGATTTACGTTATGCTATTGATAGTAGTAAATTACAAAAAGATTTAGGCTGGACTCCCAGCTTACAATTTGAAGAGGGATTGGAAAAAACAGTTGATTGGTATCTAGAAAATACCGAATGGCTCGAGAATATAACTTCAGGTGATTATCAAAAATATTACGAAGCTCAATACGATAAACGTTAG
- the galE gene encoding UDP-glucose 4-epimerase GalE, whose protein sequence is MKILVTGGTGYIGSHTVVELQKKGFEVIIVDNLSNSHANVVDKIEQISGIRPAFEEFDLTDNEKTNDFFNRNHDLSGIIHFAAYKAVGESVNNPLMYYRNNIGSLLNILENMKVHRIENLVFSSSCTVYGQPEILPVSEESPILKAMSPYGNTKQIAEEIITDTSSVTDIKAILLRYFNPIGAHETALIGELPLGVPNNLVPFITQTAIGIREQLSVFGSDYNTPDGTAIRDYIHVVDLAQAHVVAVERMINKKGKKNVEIFNLGTGNGFSVLEVINSFEKVSKEKLNYKIVDRRAGDVEIVYADTTFANNELGWKAKKSLDEMMLSAWNWEKALAGKS, encoded by the coding sequence ATGAAAATTTTAGTAACAGGAGGCACCGGATATATAGGTTCTCACACCGTCGTCGAGCTTCAGAAAAAAGGTTTTGAAGTCATTATTGTAGATAATCTTTCTAATTCACATGCTAATGTTGTCGATAAGATAGAACAAATTTCAGGGATTCGTCCCGCTTTTGAAGAGTTTGATTTAACCGATAATGAAAAGACCAATGATTTTTTTAATCGTAATCACGATTTAAGTGGTATTATTCATTTTGCGGCCTATAAAGCTGTAGGCGAATCGGTAAACAATCCCTTAATGTACTACCGTAATAATATTGGCTCTTTACTTAATATCTTAGAAAACATGAAAGTGCACAGGATAGAGAATCTTGTTTTTTCTTCTTCGTGTACCGTTTACGGACAACCCGAAATTTTACCTGTTTCAGAAGAATCACCAATTTTAAAGGCTATGTCGCCATACGGAAATACCAAACAAATAGCCGAAGAAATTATTACCGACACCAGTTCTGTAACAGATATCAAAGCAATTCTTTTGCGCTATTTTAATCCGATTGGAGCTCACGAAACGGCTTTAATTGGCGAATTACCACTTGGCGTCCCTAATAATCTCGTCCCATTTATTACTCAAACAGCTATTGGAATTCGTGAACAACTCAGCGTTTTCGGCTCCGATTACAATACCCCCGACGGTACAGCTATCCGCGATTATATTCATGTTGTTGATTTAGCCCAAGCACATGTTGTAGCCGTAGAAAGAATGATTAATAAAAAAGGAAAGAAGAATGTCGAAATCTTTAATTTGGGAACAGGAAACGGTTTTTCTGTGCTTGAGGTGATTAATTCCTTTGAAAAAGTATCTAAAGAAAAACTGAATTATAAAATAGTTGATCGTCGTGCAGGTGATGTTGAAATAGTGTATGCCGATACAACTTTTGCAAATAATGAATTAGGATGGAAAGCAAAAAAATCACTTGATGAAATGATGCTCTCTGCCTGGAATTGGGAAAAAGCTCTTGCAGGGAAAAGTTAG
- a CDS encoding glutathione peroxidase, translated as MRRFIFITLLFMSIQGFSQSSFYDFVVKDIDGNSFAFSQLSGKKVMIVNTASKCGFTPQYEGLEKLYKEFGNDNFIIIGFPANNFLHQEPGSDAEIKKFCTLNYGVTFPMMSKISVKGKDIHALYKWLTQKELNGVKDSKVSWNFQKYLIGKDGKLKKIISPKTKAYDTEITDWIKE; from the coding sequence ATGCGTCGTTTTATTTTCATTACCCTATTATTTATGAGTATTCAAGGTTTTTCACAAAGTAGTTTTTACGATTTTGTTGTAAAAGATATTGATGGCAATAGCTTTGCTTTTAGCCAGCTATCAGGCAAAAAAGTAATGATTGTTAATACCGCCTCCAAATGTGGTTTTACGCCTCAATACGAAGGCTTAGAAAAATTATATAAGGAGTTTGGTAATGATAATTTTATAATTATTGGGTTTCCTGCCAATAACTTTTTACACCAAGAACCGGGATCGGATGCTGAGATTAAGAAATTTTGCACTTTAAATTATGGAGTAACATTTCCGATGATGAGTAAAATATCAGTAAAAGGAAAAGATATACACGCTTTGTATAAATGGCTTACTCAGAAAGAACTTAACGGAGTTAAAGACTCCAAGGTAAGTTGGAATTTTCAGAAATATCTGATTGGAAAAGATGGTAAACTTAAAAAAATTATATCTCCAAAAACTAAAGCTTACGATACTGAAATTACTGACTGGATAAAAGAATAA
- a CDS encoding MATE family efflux transporter — translation MRKQILRLAIPNILSNISVPLLGVVDLALMGHLESEVHINAIAIGGVIFSFIYMSFGFLRMGTTGFTAQAFGQKNEKESALIFSRSLLLAFSIAFLLLIFQELIIAVGLQLLQASTEVSFYAKQYYNIRIFAAPATLGLYAISGWFIGRQDTKTPLFLALLVNFANLGFNLLFIKVFDMKSDGVAWGTLLAQYLGFISGLLIILVRHKVIFRWWNFREMIKKSALKAYFQVNKDIFIRTLLLISSLSFFTAASARISDNILAINTLLFQFFLFFSYFIDGFANAAEALVGKYIGIGKKKEIKTVIHQLLRWGFFISIPFSIAFFLFGSSLMFILTDIPHLIEQSKPYFIWVGLIPIFSFAAFIYDGIYVGATQAKAMRNSMFIASLLVYIPLYYLLRIPFGNHGLWAAFLAFLAVRGILLFVWTKKYIYR, via the coding sequence ATGCGAAAACAAATTCTTCGGCTCGCCATTCCAAACATTCTGAGCAATATTAGCGTGCCTCTTTTAGGTGTTGTTGATTTGGCTTTGATGGGTCATTTAGAATCGGAAGTGCATATCAATGCCATTGCTATTGGAGGTGTTATTTTCAGTTTTATTTATATGAGTTTCGGTTTTCTGCGTATGGGAACAACGGGTTTTACGGCTCAGGCTTTTGGGCAGAAAAACGAAAAAGAAAGTGCTCTTATTTTTTCCCGATCATTACTTCTTGCATTTAGCATAGCATTTCTCTTGCTGATATTTCAGGAGTTAATTATTGCTGTTGGATTACAACTTTTACAAGCCAGTACGGAGGTTTCGTTTTATGCTAAACAGTATTATAACATCCGAATATTTGCGGCTCCTGCCACTTTAGGATTATATGCAATTAGTGGTTGGTTTATTGGTCGACAAGATACCAAAACGCCTCTTTTCTTGGCACTATTAGTAAATTTTGCGAATCTGGGTTTTAATCTGCTTTTTATTAAAGTCTTTGATATGAAATCGGACGGAGTGGCTTGGGGAACTTTGTTAGCACAATACCTTGGCTTTATAAGTGGGTTGCTTATAATTTTAGTCCGACATAAAGTAATATTTCGTTGGTGGAATTTTAGAGAAATGATTAAAAAGTCAGCACTAAAGGCTTATTTTCAAGTCAATAAAGATATTTTTATACGAACACTTTTGCTTATTTCAAGTTTGAGTTTTTTTACAGCGGCATCAGCAAGGATAAGCGATAATATTTTAGCCATCAATACTTTGCTATTTCAGTTTTTCTTGTTCTTCTCTTATTTTATTGATGGTTTTGCAAATGCTGCTGAAGCTCTTGTTGGGAAATATATTGGTATTGGAAAGAAAAAGGAAATTAAAACTGTAATTCATCAATTGCTTCGCTGGGGATTTTTTATCAGCATTCCGTTTTCTATCGCCTTCTTCCTTTTTGGCTCGAGTTTAATGTTTATCCTAACAGACATTCCACATCTTATTGAACAATCAAAACCCTACTTTATTTGGGTTGGGCTAATCCCAATATTCAGTTTTGCAGCTTTTATTTACGATGGAATTTATGTGGGAGCTACTCAAGCTAAAGCGATGCGCAACTCCATGTTTATCGCAAGTTTATTGGTTTATATTCCTTTGTATTATCTACTCCGGATACCTTTTGGAAATCACGGTTTGTGGGCTGCATTTTTAGCCTTTTTAGCCGTGAGAGGAATATTGCTTTTTGTGTGGACAAAGAAATATATTTATAGATAA
- a CDS encoding UMP kinase encodes MKFKRILLKLSGEALMGNQQFGIDPEQLTSYASQIKDVVNEGVEVGIVIGGGNIYRGLQGAGKGMDRVQGDYMGMLATAINSLALQGELEKIGLDVKLLSSLTLKPMAEPMSRKIAVDYLKQGKVVIIAGGTGNPFFTTDSASALRGVEIQADVFLKGTRVDGVYSADPEKDPEATKFSELSFDEAYEKGLKIMDLTAFTLCKENALPVYVFDMNTPGNLLKVVQGDHIGTIIK; translated from the coding sequence ATGAAATTCAAGCGTATATTACTAAAATTAAGTGGCGAAGCATTAATGGGAAATCAGCAATTTGGCATCGACCCGGAGCAATTGACAAGCTATGCTTCTCAGATTAAAGATGTTGTTAACGAAGGCGTTGAAGTCGGTATCGTTATTGGCGGAGGTAATATTTACCGTGGATTACAAGGTGCAGGAAAAGGTATGGATCGTGTTCAAGGCGATTATATGGGCATGTTGGCTACAGCTATTAATTCTTTAGCACTTCAAGGCGAGCTTGAAAAAATAGGATTGGATGTAAAATTGCTTTCCAGTCTAACTTTAAAACCTATGGCAGAGCCGATGAGTCGGAAAATTGCAGTTGATTATTTAAAGCAAGGTAAAGTAGTAATTATTGCTGGTGGAACAGGTAATCCTTTCTTTACAACGGATTCTGCTTCTGCTCTACGTGGCGTAGAAATCCAAGCCGATGTTTTCTTAAAAGGAACACGTGTGGATGGTGTCTATTCAGCCGACCCCGAAAAAGATCCAGAAGCTACTAAATTCAGCGAATTGAGTTTTGATGAAGCTTATGAAAAAGGTTTGAAGATTATGGATTTAACGGCTTTTACACTCTGCAAAGAAAATGCACTACCTGTTTATGTTTTTGATATGAATACACCTGGAAATCTATTAAAAGTAGTTCAGGGCGATCATATTGGAACGATTATCAAATAG
- the citF gene encoding citrate lyase subunit alpha, with translation MKKYDQLIKNAVGRIVPEIINGEEHTAFQGVGKFRPKGRKHAPRIPTCADYPEDGNKLLPNLKEALIKAGLKDGMTISTHHHFRNGDLIANQIFDIAHELGIKGLRWFPSASFPCHEHLIPYLEDGTIQRIEGSMNGALGKFCSEGKMEGIGILRSHGGRYQAIQDGEVQIDIAVIAAPSADAFGNANGVNGPAACGLLGFALGDSQYADKVIVVTDNLVPFPCVPFQIHGNYVDYTVLVGKVGDPEKIISGTTQITKSPDRLLIAEMTAQFCEEAGIVQDGFSYQAGAGGTALSIGIYFAEILKERGWKARFIRAGSNQYPVKMLEEGLVDYILDGQTFDLEGVRSMRENESHLATSPFTSYNYHSKGNFASMVDVVILGATEVDVNFNANVVTHSDGALLHGIGGWQNCLFSKCTILPIPLFRDRIPVIVDEVTTICGPGELIDVIATERGIAINPRRTDLIEKLKDSNLPIKTIEELKAEAEAICGKPEKPEFTDEIIAAIKWVDGTIIDVVRKVKEAVDN, from the coding sequence ATGAAAAAATACGATCAATTGATAAAAAATGCCGTAGGACGAATAGTCCCGGAGATTATAAATGGTGAAGAGCATACCGCTTTTCAAGGAGTCGGGAAATTTCGCCCCAAAGGTAGGAAACATGCTCCTCGTATTCCAACGTGTGCTGATTATCCTGAAGACGGAAATAAGTTACTGCCAAACCTAAAAGAAGCCTTAATTAAAGCCGGATTAAAAGATGGGATGACAATCTCTACTCATCACCATTTCAGAAACGGCGATTTGATAGCAAATCAGATTTTTGATATTGCTCATGAATTAGGCATTAAAGGTTTGCGATGGTTTCCTTCAGCTTCTTTTCCTTGTCACGAACATCTAATTCCCTATTTGGAAGATGGAACTATTCAACGAATTGAAGGAAGTATGAATGGAGCATTAGGTAAATTTTGCTCCGAAGGAAAAATGGAAGGCATAGGCATTTTGCGATCGCATGGCGGTCGTTACCAAGCTATCCAAGATGGTGAAGTTCAAATAGATATTGCTGTAATTGCTGCACCTTCAGCAGATGCTTTTGGCAATGCCAATGGTGTTAATGGTCCTGCTGCTTGCGGTTTATTGGGTTTTGCTTTGGGCGATTCTCAATATGCTGATAAAGTGATCGTGGTAACCGATAATTTGGTTCCTTTTCCTTGTGTCCCCTTCCAAATTCATGGAAATTATGTGGATTATACTGTTTTGGTTGGTAAAGTAGGTGATCCTGAAAAAATTATTTCAGGAACAACACAAATTACTAAAAGTCCTGACCGACTTTTAATTGCTGAAATGACAGCACAGTTTTGCGAAGAAGCAGGCATTGTTCAAGATGGATTTTCATATCAAGCAGGAGCAGGAGGAACAGCCTTAAGCATTGGAATTTATTTTGCTGAGATACTGAAAGAAAGAGGATGGAAAGCACGTTTTATTCGTGCCGGAAGTAATCAATATCCTGTAAAAATGCTTGAAGAAGGTTTGGTAGATTATATCCTTGATGGACAGACTTTTGATTTGGAAGGTGTTCGTTCTATGCGCGAAAATGAAAGCCATTTGGCCACAAGTCCATTTACATCATATAATTACCACAGTAAAGGGAATTTTGCAAGCATGGTAGATGTGGTAATTCTTGGTGCTACCGAAGTGGATGTAAATTTTAATGCTAATGTGGTTACTCATTCCGATGGTGCTTTATTGCATGGTATTGGTGGTTGGCAAAACTGTCTTTTCTCAAAATGTACTATTTTGCCTATTCCTCTTTTCCGTGATCGTATTCCTGTAATTGTGGATGAAGTGACTACTATTTGTGGTCCCGGAGAGCTGATAGATGTTATTGCTACAGAAAGAGGAATCGCTATTAATCCGCGCAGAACAGATTTGATAGAAAAATTAAAAGATTCCAACTTACCAATTAAAACCATTGAAGAGCTAAAAGCAGAGGCGGAGGCTATTTGCGGAAAGCCGGAAAAACCTGAGTTTACCGATGAAATTATTGCGGCAATTAAATGGGTTGACGGAACTATTATTGATGTCGTACGGAAAGTAAAAGAGGCTGTCGATAATTAA